One stretch of Zhihengliuella flava DNA includes these proteins:
- a CDS encoding zinc-dependent alcohol dehydrogenase family protein, whose product MRATIIHAPGDIRVEDRPEPRLIHGSDAIVRVAASCVCGSDLWPYRADQGPEEPKPIGHEFIGTVTAVGDDVRELQVGDFVISPWANSCGQCPDCRNGVQVACQHRAAWGGRDESGHDVEGGQSEVVRVPNAEGTLFVVPELSPQRGGTRTADEELLKSLLTLTDVMGTGYHAAKVAGVGPGQSVVVVGDGAVGLSAVLSAKLLGAERIIAMSRHEDRAAIAREFGASDVVAERGKAGAEQVRELLGGVLADCVLECVGTKESMDQALRSTRAGGHLGYVGVPAGGPELPLGVLFSKNITVAGGAASTRNYIAELLPAVLSGDLNPGRVFDSVMPLENAPEAYRAMDERRATKVMLLP is encoded by the coding sequence ATGCGAGCCACCATCATTCATGCCCCGGGAGACATCCGGGTTGAAGACCGCCCGGAGCCACGCCTGATCCACGGCAGCGACGCGATCGTGCGCGTCGCTGCCTCGTGCGTCTGCGGCTCCGATCTGTGGCCCTACCGGGCCGATCAAGGGCCCGAGGAGCCGAAGCCCATCGGTCACGAGTTCATCGGCACGGTCACGGCCGTGGGAGACGACGTGCGTGAGCTGCAGGTCGGCGATTTTGTGATCAGCCCGTGGGCCAATAGCTGCGGGCAGTGCCCCGACTGCCGCAACGGCGTGCAGGTCGCCTGCCAGCACCGTGCCGCGTGGGGTGGGCGAGACGAGTCCGGACACGACGTCGAGGGCGGCCAGTCCGAGGTCGTCCGCGTCCCCAACGCCGAGGGAACGCTCTTCGTGGTGCCGGAACTGAGCCCGCAGCGGGGCGGGACGCGCACCGCTGACGAGGAGTTGTTGAAGTCCTTGCTGACGCTGACTGACGTCATGGGCACGGGCTATCACGCCGCCAAGGTGGCTGGCGTGGGACCCGGACAGAGCGTCGTCGTCGTCGGTGATGGGGCGGTTGGCCTCTCTGCCGTGTTGTCCGCCAAGTTGCTCGGCGCGGAGCGGATTATCGCCATGTCTCGTCACGAGGACCGGGCCGCCATCGCCCGCGAGTTTGGAGCGAGTGACGTGGTGGCCGAGCGCGGCAAGGCCGGCGCTGAACAGGTCCGGGAACTTCTCGGGGGCGTCTTGGCCGACTGCGTGCTGGAGTGCGTGGGGACCAAGGAGTCCATGGATCAGGCGCTGCGCTCCACGCGCGCCGGCGGCCACTTGGGGTACGTGGGCGTGCCGGCTGGCGGCCCCGAGCTGCCGCTCGGCGTGCTGTTCAGCAAGAACATTACGGTGGCCGGCGGTGCTGCGTCGACGCGGAACTACATCGCCGAGCTGCTACCGGCCGTGCTGTCCGGAGATCTCAATCCAGGCCGCGTCTTCGACTCGGTCATGCCGCTGGAGAACGCGCCCGAGGCCTACCGCGCCATGGATGAGCGCCGCGCCACCAAGGTCATGCTCCTGCCCTAG
- a CDS encoding LacI family DNA-binding transcriptional regulator — MNDSPRASAALGAGSPGATQSDLARELGVSRTLVSLALRDQPGVSADMRARILATAQRRGYRRNGLAADLATRRRTAVGLHLLDARNDIYSTVLRGVQEVVTDAQQRLVLAVDTAPGHPDPRAVDALVEANVGVIISTALTGSKDDAVALNARSPLVALFRHIAGVDSVYPDDAAGTRLALEHLLGLGHRRIAHLTGPAVTGYTTRRDTYVSVMTERGLTPEVIVSDGYSREVAAAAAADLMARPAALRPTAVMTHNDELAFAVREAAFAHGLAVPRDLSVVGYDNSRTAGLTGVELTTVDVDAPAMSHAAARAALRRVAFPAAPCVDQRFEPSLRLRSSTAAPV, encoded by the coding sequence ATGAACGACTCTCCCCGCGCATCCGCGGCGCTCGGTGCCGGCTCACCGGGCGCCACGCAGTCGGATCTGGCCCGCGAGCTCGGGGTGTCCCGCACCTTGGTATCGCTCGCCTTGCGGGACCAGCCGGGCGTCTCGGCGGACATGCGGGCCCGCATCCTGGCCACCGCTCAACGGCGCGGCTACCGACGCAACGGCCTGGCCGCGGACCTCGCCACCCGCCGCCGCACCGCCGTCGGCCTGCATCTCTTGGACGCGCGCAATGACATCTACTCGACCGTTTTGCGCGGCGTTCAAGAAGTCGTCACTGACGCCCAGCAGCGGCTGGTCTTGGCCGTGGACACCGCCCCCGGACATCCAGATCCCCGGGCGGTCGATGCCCTCGTGGAGGCCAACGTCGGCGTGATCATCTCCACCGCGCTCACCGGCAGTAAAGACGACGCCGTCGCCCTCAACGCCCGCTCCCCGCTCGTCGCGCTCTTCCGCCATATCGCCGGCGTGGACAGCGTCTACCCGGACGACGCGGCGGGGACCCGCCTCGCCCTCGAGCACCTTCTCGGCCTCGGGCATCGCCGCATTGCGCACCTGACGGGGCCAGCCGTCACCGGGTACACCACGCGCCGGGACACCTACGTGAGCGTCATGACCGAACGCGGGCTGACCCCGGAGGTCATCGTCTCCGACGGATACTCGCGCGAGGTCGCGGCAGCCGCCGCCGCCGACCTGATGGCCCGCCCCGCCGCCCTGCGCCCCACAGCCGTGATGACGCATAACGACGAGCTGGCCTTCGCCGTCCGTGAAGCGGCGTTCGCCCACGGGCTAGCGGTACCACGTGACCTCTCGGTGGTCGGCTACGACAACTCGCGCACCGCCGGATTGACAGGCGTCGAGCTCACCACCGTCGACGTGGATGCTCCCGCCATGTCCCACGCCGCCGCGCGCGCCGCGCTTCGTCGCGTCGCCTTCCCGGCTGCCCCTTGTGTGGACCAGCGGTTTGAACCGTCACTGCGCCTGCGCTCCAGCACCGCCGCCCCCGTGTAG
- the iolC gene encoding 5-dehydro-2-deoxygluconokinase, with the protein MSFDLLTMGRISVDIYPNDVGRSLEDVESFGKYLGGSPSNVAVAAARHGDRTGVITRTGEDPFGTYLHGQLSKFGVDDQFVSAVPGLQTPATFCAILPQEQQFPLYFYGRFPTAPDLQIRADELDVEAIAAARVFWSTVTGLCQEPSASAHLAAHQARPRTELAEGQYTVLDLDYRPMFWESVDEARARVAQVLPHVTVAIGNDEECAVAVGDGTPDEQADRLLDAGVEIAVVKLGPEGVMAKTRTERVVSAPVPVETLNGLGAGDSFGGAFVHGLLAGWPLAQTLDFANAAGALVASRLSCADAMPTTDEVRALLSERGRLVPNTEASV; encoded by the coding sequence GTGAGCTTCGACCTCTTGACGATGGGGCGCATCAGCGTGGACATCTATCCCAACGACGTCGGGCGGAGCCTGGAGGACGTCGAATCCTTCGGGAAGTACCTCGGTGGATCCCCCTCCAATGTGGCCGTCGCCGCGGCCCGGCATGGGGACCGGACGGGCGTCATTACGCGGACGGGGGAGGACCCGTTCGGGACGTACCTCCACGGCCAGCTGAGCAAGTTCGGGGTGGACGACCAATTCGTGAGCGCGGTACCCGGGCTGCAGACGCCGGCGACCTTCTGCGCGATCCTCCCGCAGGAGCAGCAGTTCCCGCTGTACTTCTACGGCCGGTTCCCCACCGCCCCGGACCTGCAGATTCGGGCCGACGAGCTCGACGTCGAGGCGATCGCCGCGGCGCGCGTCTTCTGGTCCACGGTGACCGGGCTCTGCCAAGAGCCCAGCGCGTCGGCGCATCTCGCGGCCCATCAGGCCCGTCCCCGGACCGAGCTCGCAGAGGGGCAGTACACCGTGCTCGACCTGGATTACCGGCCCATGTTCTGGGAGTCGGTGGATGAGGCCCGCGCCCGCGTCGCCCAGGTGCTTCCCCACGTCACCGTCGCCATCGGCAATGACGAGGAATGTGCCGTGGCGGTCGGCGACGGAACCCCGGACGAGCAGGCGGACCGCCTCCTCGACGCCGGCGTCGAGATCGCCGTCGTCAAGCTGGGGCCCGAAGGGGTTATGGCCAAGACCCGGACCGAACGCGTGGTCTCCGCGCCAGTTCCCGTCGAGACCCTCAACGGGCTGGGTGCTGGCGACTCCTTCGGCGGAGCGTTCGTCCACGGCCTGCTGGCCGGGTGGCCGTTGGCCCAAACCCTCGATTTCGCCAACGCCGCTGGCGCCCTCGTGGCCTCCCGCCTCTCCTGTGCCGATGCCATGCCCACCACCGACGAGGTCCGCGCGCTCCTGAGCGAGCGCGGCCGCCTCGTCCCCAACACGGAGGCTTCCGTATGA
- the sucD gene encoding succinate--CoA ligase subunit alpha encodes MSVFINKDSKVIVQGITGGEGSKHTARMLHAGTNIVGGVNARKAGTTVSHTANDGSDVELPVFGTVSEAVEKTGADVSIVFVPPKFTKDAVVEAIEAEIGLVVVITEGVPVQDSAEFWALAQSKVDADGKQITRIIGPNCPGIITPGESLVGITPANITGKGGVGLVSKSGTLTYQMMYELRDLGFTTAIGIGGDPVIGTTHIDALEAFENDPETKAIVMIGEIGGDAEERAADYIKANVTKPVVGYVAGFTAPEGKTMGHAGAIVSGSSGTADAKKEALEAAGVKVGKTPSETARLLREVYPVHEPESSL; translated from the coding sequence ATGTCTGTCTTCATTAACAAGGACTCCAAGGTCATCGTCCAGGGCATCACCGGCGGCGAGGGCTCCAAGCACACCGCCCGCATGCTTCACGCTGGCACCAACATCGTCGGTGGCGTCAACGCGCGCAAGGCTGGCACCACGGTCTCCCACACCGCCAATGACGGCTCCGACGTCGAGCTGCCGGTTTTCGGCACGGTCTCCGAGGCCGTGGAGAAGACGGGCGCCGACGTCTCGATCGTCTTCGTCCCGCCGAAGTTCACCAAGGACGCCGTCGTCGAGGCCATCGAGGCCGAGATCGGCCTCGTCGTGGTGATCACCGAGGGCGTGCCGGTGCAGGACTCGGCCGAGTTCTGGGCCCTGGCTCAGTCGAAGGTCGATGCCGACGGCAAGCAGATCACGCGGATCATTGGCCCGAACTGCCCGGGCATCATCACGCCGGGCGAGTCGCTGGTGGGCATCACCCCCGCCAACATCACCGGCAAGGGCGGCGTCGGCCTAGTGTCCAAGTCCGGCACGCTGACCTACCAGATGATGTATGAGCTCCGCGATCTGGGCTTCACCACCGCCATCGGTATCGGCGGTGACCCGGTCATCGGCACCACGCACATCGATGCGCTCGAGGCTTTCGAGAACGACCCGGAGACCAAGGCGATCGTGATGATCGGCGAGATCGGCGGCGACGCCGAGGAGCGCGCGGCCGACTACATCAAGGCGAACGTCACCAAGCCCGTCGTGGGCTACGTGGCTGGTTTCACCGCTCCGGAGGGCAAGACCATGGGCCACGCGGGCGCCATCGTCTCCGGCTCCTCCGGCACGGCCGATGCCAAGAAGGAGGCCCTCGAGGCCGCCGGCGTGAAGGTGGGCAAGACGCCGTCGGAGACGGCACGCCTGCTGCGCGAGGTCTACCCGGTGCACGAGCCGGAGTCCTCCCTCTAG
- a CDS encoding DEAD/DEAH box helicase, whose translation MTTEQFPLIDAREILRVVGGAAFTRGKEYADSAAILEIDWDTADDTLSADVQGTAAEPYTPAVELENAKNGWRIAAAYCSCPVGQNCKHTAAIMIQSNSLHMAAKEDFPAPDLPTETPAWHQSLDGLLSAGAAKHPAAPHAGRGASDAVDPSGNIQPLALQFELRDNMLSAHRQWAPGSGAGRTRASRRFQLGVRPMVRSGNGRWVRGNLRWNSISFKTYGLNLDEEQHRWFCQFVPLHRANGQLYFGEDNDWINLDDFSSPLLWNLLAEARSLGIAFIGRQGETSIELIEPAELSLDATRGEDGHGEDLLLRPSLLVSEPAGPAQPVDAPDHGDDGAAGGSADTADKELTRVPLSTDLPAGPIGHHGAYLAVSGGSRILLAPMRHRLNETERELFRHPEAIQIPAADVPQFLRRLYPRLGRKVALTSPDGSVQLPHIQPPKLIMTTEFNGEDQADVEWEFDYGGITVDTETRDAETEHALEQAALRTLVDTPLHGSVLAPRTLTGLHTVDLIRTIMPAIAALEGTEVRTTGEQPPFHELTEAPELTVTTVESDRRDWFDLGLIIAVGDRRIPYADILRALARGETRMLMPDKTWFSLEQPLFDKLRALVTEATALTDTTAEELKITRYQASLWEELDALAANSEGPDSWYAGVGSLLNFAEQREVTLPPGLRADLRPYQKDGFAWLATLWHNGLGGVLADDMGLGKTLQTLALMLHAKDAWNTGASADPANQPGPFLVVAPTSVVGNWADEAAKFAPELSVATVTDTQPRAAVKLGALAEEYDVVITSYTLFRLDAEAYQDQPWAGLVLDEAQFVKNKSTKAHQAARDLTARFKLAITGTPMENNLMELWSIFAIVSPGLFPSALRFAENYQRPIERQGLDEPLGRLRRRVRPFMLRRTKDAVVTDLPAKQEQVLHVDLTPKHRKIYDTHLQRERQKILRLVEDMDKNRFTIFQSLTLLRMLSLDASLIDDEYADVPSAKLDVLFEQLEDVLAEGHRALVFSQFTSFLKRAADRLEAEGVEYVYLDGSTRQRQEVIAAFKAGRAPVFLISLKAGGFGLNLTEADYCFLLDPWWNPAAESQAVDRAHRIGQTRNVMVYRMVAKDTIEEKVVALQDAKRQLISSVMDDGDGFGSALTADDIRGLLNE comes from the coding sequence ATGACCACTGAGCAGTTCCCGCTGATCGACGCCCGTGAAATCCTCCGCGTAGTCGGGGGCGCGGCGTTTACCCGCGGCAAGGAGTACGCGGATTCAGCGGCCATCCTGGAGATCGACTGGGACACGGCGGATGACACGCTCAGCGCCGACGTCCAGGGCACCGCCGCCGAGCCGTACACGCCGGCAGTCGAGCTGGAAAACGCCAAGAACGGCTGGCGCATCGCCGCGGCCTATTGCTCCTGCCCCGTCGGCCAGAACTGCAAGCACACCGCAGCCATCATGATCCAATCCAATTCGCTGCACATGGCCGCCAAGGAGGACTTTCCAGCGCCGGACCTTCCGACGGAAACGCCTGCGTGGCATCAGAGCCTCGATGGCCTGTTGTCGGCGGGAGCAGCCAAGCATCCTGCGGCGCCCCACGCCGGGCGGGGCGCGTCCGACGCGGTGGACCCGAGCGGCAACATTCAGCCCCTCGCGCTCCAGTTTGAACTGCGGGACAACATGCTCTCCGCGCACCGCCAGTGGGCCCCCGGCAGCGGTGCTGGACGCACGCGCGCCAGCCGCCGCTTCCAACTCGGGGTCCGCCCCATGGTCCGCTCCGGCAACGGGCGTTGGGTCCGTGGAAACCTGCGCTGGAACTCCATCAGCTTCAAGACCTATGGCCTGAACTTGGATGAGGAACAGCATCGTTGGTTCTGCCAGTTCGTCCCGCTGCACCGCGCTAATGGGCAGCTGTACTTCGGTGAGGACAACGACTGGATCAACCTGGACGATTTTTCCTCGCCGCTGTTGTGGAACCTCTTGGCCGAGGCCCGTTCACTCGGGATCGCCTTCATCGGCCGGCAGGGCGAAACCAGCATCGAGCTCATCGAACCGGCCGAGCTCAGCCTGGACGCCACCCGCGGCGAGGACGGCCACGGCGAGGATCTCCTGCTGCGGCCCAGCCTCCTCGTCTCCGAACCGGCGGGGCCCGCGCAGCCGGTTGACGCCCCGGATCACGGGGACGACGGCGCCGCGGGCGGGTCTGCCGACACCGCGGACAAAGAACTCACCCGTGTGCCGCTCAGCACGGACCTACCGGCCGGCCCCATCGGCCATCACGGGGCCTACCTCGCCGTCTCCGGGGGGTCGCGCATCCTGCTGGCCCCCATGCGGCACCGCCTCAACGAGACGGAACGTGAACTCTTCCGCCACCCGGAGGCGATTCAGATCCCGGCGGCGGACGTGCCGCAATTTCTGCGGCGGCTCTACCCGCGACTGGGGCGCAAGGTGGCCCTCACGAGCCCGGACGGGTCGGTCCAGCTGCCGCACATCCAGCCGCCGAAGCTGATCATGACCACTGAATTCAACGGTGAGGACCAAGCCGACGTCGAGTGGGAGTTCGACTACGGCGGAATCACCGTCGACACCGAGACCCGTGATGCCGAGACCGAACACGCGTTGGAGCAGGCCGCCCTCCGTACCCTCGTGGACACGCCCCTGCACGGTTCCGTCCTCGCGCCGCGTACGCTGACGGGCCTGCATACCGTGGACTTGATCCGCACCATCATGCCGGCCATCGCCGCGCTGGAGGGTACCGAAGTCCGCACCACGGGCGAGCAACCGCCGTTTCATGAGCTGACGGAAGCGCCGGAGCTGACCGTGACCACGGTGGAGTCGGACCGGCGCGACTGGTTCGATTTGGGCCTCATCATCGCCGTCGGGGACCGCCGCATCCCGTATGCGGACATCCTGCGGGCACTCGCCCGCGGGGAGACCCGCATGCTGATGCCAGACAAGACGTGGTTCTCGCTCGAGCAGCCGTTGTTCGACAAGCTGCGCGCTTTGGTCACCGAGGCCACGGCGCTGACGGACACGACGGCGGAGGAACTGAAGATCACCCGCTACCAGGCCTCGCTCTGGGAGGAGCTGGACGCGCTCGCCGCCAACTCGGAGGGCCCTGATTCCTGGTATGCCGGCGTCGGGTCCCTCCTGAACTTCGCGGAGCAGCGCGAGGTGACGCTGCCACCGGGGCTGCGGGCCGACCTCCGCCCCTACCAGAAGGACGGCTTTGCGTGGCTGGCCACGCTCTGGCACAACGGGCTCGGCGGTGTTCTCGCCGATGATATGGGGCTGGGTAAAACCCTGCAGACCCTCGCCCTGATGCTCCATGCCAAGGACGCGTGGAACACCGGCGCCAGCGCCGACCCGGCCAACCAGCCCGGACCGTTCCTCGTGGTCGCCCCGACCTCCGTGGTGGGCAACTGGGCGGACGAGGCCGCGAAGTTCGCGCCGGAGCTCTCCGTCGCCACCGTGACGGACACCCAGCCGCGCGCGGCCGTGAAGTTGGGCGCCCTGGCGGAGGAGTACGACGTCGTCATCACCTCCTACACCTTGTTCCGGCTCGACGCCGAGGCCTATCAGGACCAGCCGTGGGCCGGACTCGTCCTCGACGAGGCCCAGTTCGTGAAGAACAAGTCCACCAAGGCGCATCAGGCCGCTCGGGATCTCACGGCACGGTTCAAGCTGGCCATCACGGGCACGCCCATGGAAAACAACCTCATGGAGCTGTGGTCCATCTTCGCCATTGTCTCCCCGGGCCTGTTCCCCTCGGCCCTACGGTTCGCGGAGAACTACCAGCGGCCGATTGAGCGTCAGGGGCTCGACGAACCGTTGGGCCGTCTGCGGCGACGCGTACGCCCCTTCATGCTGCGGCGCACCAAAGACGCCGTGGTCACGGACCTGCCGGCCAAGCAGGAGCAGGTCCTGCACGTGGACCTCACGCCGAAACACCGCAAGATCTACGACACGCACCTCCAACGCGAGCGGCAAAAGATCCTGCGCCTCGTCGAGGACATGGACAAGAACCGGTTCACGATTTTCCAGTCGCTGACCCTGCTGCGCATGCTGTCCCTCGATGCATCGCTCATTGACGACGAGTATGCGGATGTTCCCAGCGCCAAGCTGGATGTGTTGTTCGAGCAGCTCGAAGACGTCCTCGCTGAGGGCCACCGCGCGCTGGTCTTCAGTCAGTTCACCTCCTTCCTCAAGCGGGCGGCGGATCGGCTGGAGGCGGAGGGGGTGGAATACGTCTACCTGGACGGGTCCACCCGGCAGCGTCAAGAGGTCATCGCGGCGTTCAAGGCGGGCCGCGCCCCGGTCTTCCTCATCTCGCTTAAGGCGGGCGGGTTTGGCTTGAACCTCACGGAGGCGGACTACTGCTTCCTGTTGGATCCTTGGTGGAATCCGGCCGCCGAATCCCAAGCCGTGGACCGCGCCCACCGCATCGGCCAGACCCGCAACGTCATGGTGTACCGCATGGTGGCCAAGGACACCATTGAGGAGAAGGTGGTGGCCCTACAGGACGCCAAACGCCAGCTCATCTCCTCCGTGATGGACGACGGCGACGGCTTCGGTTCCGCGCTCACGGCGGATGATATCCGCGGGCTACTCAACGAGTAG
- a CDS encoding sugar porter family MFS transporter, whose product MSSHPFTAPGGTPTLPPLTGGPHRRRLGQVALIATFGGLLFGYDTGVINGALRPMSAELGLNAFTEGVVTSSLLFAAAVGAMLGGRISDGWGRRKTILVLAVAFFVGAMAVVFAPGLGVLVAGRIVLGLAVGGASTVVPVFLAELAPYEIRGALAGRNELMIVIGQLAAFVVNAIIGNTLGHLEGVWRVMFAVAALPAIALFIGMLRMPESPRWLVAQGRIDEAAEVLGTVRSPERAAAELDEVRQSAAQDERAVNEGFGALRNSWFVRILLVGIGIGVFQQFTGINSIMYYGQTVLVESGFGERAALVANIAPGVIAVVGGLIALRLMQTMDRRKTLMIGFSLTTVCHLLIGTFSIALPEDHPARPWVILLLVVAFVGSMQTFLNIAVWVLLSEIFPLRVRAFGMGVSVFCLWIANAVLGLYFPTLVETVGITGTFFLFAGLGVLALLFVKTQVPETRGITLEKVEEDVQTGEIFLHHLRAEK is encoded by the coding sequence ATGAGTTCGCACCCATTTACCGCCCCCGGTGGGACGCCGACGCTGCCGCCGCTGACCGGTGGGCCGCATCGCCGCCGCTTGGGCCAGGTGGCCTTGATCGCCACGTTCGGCGGCCTGCTGTTCGGCTATGACACGGGCGTGATCAATGGCGCGCTGCGCCCGATGTCCGCCGAACTGGGCTTGAATGCGTTCACCGAGGGCGTGGTGACGTCCTCGCTCCTGTTCGCCGCGGCCGTGGGCGCCATGCTCGGCGGTCGCATCTCGGATGGCTGGGGCCGGCGCAAGACCATTCTGGTGTTGGCGGTCGCGTTCTTCGTTGGAGCCATGGCCGTGGTGTTTGCGCCCGGTTTGGGGGTCCTCGTTGCGGGGCGCATCGTCCTGGGGCTCGCCGTCGGCGGCGCCTCCACGGTGGTTCCTGTGTTTCTGGCGGAGCTGGCGCCCTATGAGATCCGGGGCGCCCTCGCCGGACGAAACGAGCTCATGATCGTCATTGGGCAGTTGGCCGCGTTCGTGGTCAATGCCATCATCGGCAACACGCTCGGGCACCTCGAGGGCGTCTGGCGCGTCATGTTCGCCGTCGCCGCGTTGCCGGCCATCGCCCTCTTCATTGGCATGTTGCGCATGCCGGAGTCGCCCCGCTGGCTGGTCGCCCAGGGTCGCATCGACGAGGCCGCGGAGGTCTTGGGCACCGTGCGCTCGCCGGAGCGCGCGGCCGCGGAGCTCGATGAGGTGCGTCAATCCGCGGCTCAGGACGAGCGGGCCGTCAACGAGGGCTTCGGGGCGCTGCGGAACTCGTGGTTCGTCCGGATTCTGTTGGTCGGCATCGGCATCGGCGTCTTTCAGCAATTCACCGGGATCAACTCGATCATGTACTACGGGCAGACCGTCTTGGTGGAGTCGGGCTTCGGTGAGCGGGCCGCCTTGGTGGCCAACATCGCCCCCGGCGTCATCGCCGTGGTCGGAGGCCTCATCGCCCTGCGGCTGATGCAAACGATGGATCGACGCAAGACCCTCATGATCGGCTTTTCGCTGACCACGGTCTGCCACCTGCTGATCGGCACCTTTTCCATCGCGCTCCCCGAAGATCATCCGGCGCGGCCGTGGGTCATCCTGCTGTTGGTGGTGGCGTTCGTCGGGTCGATGCAGACGTTCCTGAATATTGCCGTGTGGGTCCTCCTCTCGGAGATTTTCCCGCTGCGGGTCCGCGCCTTCGGGATGGGCGTGTCCGTCTTCTGCCTGTGGATCGCCAACGCGGTGCTGGGCCTCTACTTCCCGACCCTCGTGGAGACCGTGGGCATTACGGGGACCTTCTTCCTCTTTGCGGGCCTCGGCGTGCTGGCCTTGCTCTTCGTCAAGACGCAGGTTCCCGAGACGCGTGGCATCACGCTGGAAAAGGTGGAGGAGGACGTGCAAACGGGCGAAATTTTCCTGCATCACCTCCGCGCGGAGAAGTGA
- the sucC gene encoding ADP-forming succinate--CoA ligase subunit beta, whose translation MDLYEYQARDLFEKHGVPVLAGIVAYTPEEAKAAAEKIGGVVVVKAQVKVGGRGKAGGVKVAKNADEAFEYASAILGMDIKGHTVNKVMIAQGADIAEEYYFSVLLDRANRNYLAMCSVEGGMEIEQLAVERPEALAKVAVDPLVGIDAAKANEIVAEANFPEELRGKVAETLQTLWTVFKDEDATLVEVNPLVKTGAGEIVALDGKVSLDENASEVRHPDHEELEDKGAADPLEAKAKESGLNYVKLDGEVGIIGNGAGLVMSTLDVVAYAGENHGNVKPANFLDIGGGASAEVMANGLDVILNDPQVKSVFVNVFGGITACDAVANGIVKALEILGDKATKPLVVRLDGNNVEEGRAILAEANHPLVTQAAGMDEGADKAAELANA comes from the coding sequence GTGGACCTGTATGAATACCAGGCGCGCGATCTGTTCGAGAAGCACGGCGTTCCCGTGCTTGCCGGCATCGTTGCGTACACTCCGGAAGAAGCCAAGGCCGCAGCCGAGAAGATCGGCGGCGTCGTGGTGGTCAAGGCACAGGTGAAGGTCGGCGGCCGCGGTAAGGCCGGCGGCGTCAAGGTCGCCAAGAACGCTGACGAGGCCTTCGAGTACGCCTCCGCCATCCTTGGCATGGACATCAAGGGCCACACCGTCAACAAGGTCATGATCGCTCAGGGCGCCGACATTGCGGAGGAGTACTACTTCTCCGTGCTGCTGGACCGGGCGAACCGCAACTACCTGGCCATGTGCTCGGTCGAGGGCGGCATGGAAATCGAGCAGCTCGCCGTCGAGCGCCCGGAAGCTCTCGCGAAGGTCGCCGTGGACCCGCTGGTGGGCATCGACGCCGCCAAGGCCAACGAGATCGTGGCCGAGGCCAACTTCCCCGAGGAATTGCGCGGCAAGGTCGCCGAGACCCTGCAGACCCTCTGGACCGTCTTCAAGGACGAGGACGCCACGCTGGTTGAGGTCAACCCGCTGGTGAAGACCGGCGCCGGCGAGATCGTCGCACTGGATGGCAAGGTTTCCCTCGACGAGAACGCCTCCGAGGTCCGCCACCCGGATCACGAGGAGCTCGAGGACAAGGGCGCAGCCGATCCGCTCGAGGCCAAGGCCAAGGAATCCGGCCTGAACTACGTCAAGCTGGACGGCGAGGTGGGCATCATTGGTAATGGCGCCGGTCTGGTCATGTCCACGCTGGACGTCGTTGCCTACGCTGGCGAGAACCACGGCAACGTGAAGCCCGCCAACTTCCTCGACATCGGTGGCGGTGCCTCCGCGGAGGTCATGGCCAACGGTCTGGACGTCATCCTGAATGACCCGCAGGTCAAGAGCGTGTTTGTCAACGTCTTCGGCGGCATCACCGCGTGTGACGCGGTGGCCAACGGCATCGTCAAGGCCCTCGAGATTCTGGGCGACAAGGCGACCAAGCCGCTCGTGGTTCGCCTCGATGGCAACAACGTTGAGGAGGGCCGCGCCATTTTGGCAGAGGCCAACCACCCGCTGGTGACTCAGGCCGCCGGCATGGACGAAGGCGCCGATAAGGCCGCCGAGCTGGCGAACGCCTAA